One region of Enterobacter ludwigii genomic DNA includes:
- the uraD gene encoding 2-oxo-4-hydroxy-4-carboxy-5-ureidoimidazoline decarboxylase, producing MIALHDFNHLPDKDALALLRPCVAIPAWAEALVRGRPYPSREALFNAATAQAQTWDDAALAQALSAHPRIGEKLTGSQAEAALSRQEQGAVNDRDAALAQALREGNARYEARFGRVFLIRAKGRSGEDILQALHARLENSDAQEVRVALEQLREITLLRLEGVINE from the coding sequence ATGATCGCACTGCACGACTTCAATCATCTTCCTGACAAAGATGCACTTGCGCTGCTACGCCCCTGCGTAGCCATTCCTGCCTGGGCCGAGGCGCTGGTTCGCGGTCGGCCTTACCCGAGCCGGGAGGCATTGTTCAACGCGGCCACGGCACAGGCGCAAACCTGGGATGATGCGGCGTTAGCGCAAGCCCTGAGCGCGCATCCGCGCATCGGGGAAAAACTAACCGGTTCGCAGGCCGAGGCAGCGCTGTCCCGTCAGGAGCAAGGGGCGGTGAATGACCGCGACGCAGCCCTTGCGCAGGCATTGCGCGAAGGTAATGCCCGTTATGAAGCCCGTTTCGGACGCGTATTTCTGATCCGCGCCAAAGGCCGCAGCGGAGAGGACATTTTACAGGCGCTGCACGCGCGGTTGGAGAACAGCGATGCGCAGGAAGTCCGTGTCGCGCTGGAACAACTGCGGGAAATCACGCTACTACGGCTGGAAGGAGTCATAAACGAATGA
- the uraH gene encoding hydroxyisourate hydrolase, whose protein sequence is MSTLSTHILDISTGKPAQGVTVYLQQEGKTLATDVTNAQGRITTFVPFLPAGRYRLVAEIGEWFRETGRDTLYPCAQIDFVTGGTAEEHFHLPFVIAPGGWSTYRGS, encoded by the coding sequence ATGAGCACCTTAAGTACGCATATTCTGGATATTTCGACGGGAAAACCGGCCCAGGGGGTGACGGTTTATCTGCAACAGGAAGGAAAAACGCTGGCTACGGACGTGACCAACGCGCAGGGGCGCATTACCACGTTCGTTCCCTTTCTGCCCGCAGGCCGTTATCGGCTGGTGGCGGAGATCGGTGAATGGTTTCGCGAAACTGGCCGCGACACCCTCTATCCCTGCGCGCAAATTGATTTTGTGACGGGAGGAACGGCAGAGGAGCACTTCCATCTGCCGTTTGTGATTGCGCCTGGTGGGTGGTCAACCTACCGGGGCAGTTGA
- the guaD gene encoding guanine deaminase — protein MEYQTAIRGAFFDIAQVCDSADAIAQHARYLEDGLLFIQNGKILAQMAWQDGEQYLDPHKGYTDLRGKLLMPGFVDTHVHYPQTEMIGAFGEQLLEWLTTYTFPVESQFSDEVYAKEIAEFFINQLVSHGTTTALVFCTLHPESVEALFTEALRLNMRLIAGKVMMDRNTPDYLSEDAKQSYRQTRELIQRWHHRGRLGYAITPRFAPTSSPELLAAVSLLREEFPDTWMQTHLSENPNEVAWVSDLWPEHERYLDVYHHYGLTGERSVFAHGIHLHESEWRCLHDTGSAVAFCPTSNLFLGSGLFRLPACWQHKVRMGIGTDVGAGTTFSMLRTLGEAYKVGQLQSYRLRASEAFYHATLGGAHALRLDDKIGNFTPGKEADFIVIDPDVTPLQRLRNRRCKDIYEQLFVLMTLGDERNISETWVNGERVWSTAPVG, from the coding sequence ATGGAATACCAGACAGCGATCCGCGGTGCATTTTTTGATATTGCCCAGGTCTGCGACAGTGCAGACGCTATCGCCCAACACGCACGCTATCTTGAGGACGGACTGCTGTTCATACAGAACGGTAAAATTCTGGCGCAGATGGCGTGGCAGGATGGCGAGCAGTATCTTGATCCTCACAAAGGCTACACCGACCTGCGCGGCAAACTGCTGATGCCCGGTTTTGTCGATACCCACGTCCATTATCCGCAAACGGAGATGATCGGTGCGTTTGGCGAGCAGCTACTGGAGTGGCTGACCACCTATACGTTCCCGGTGGAGAGCCAGTTTTCCGATGAGGTGTATGCGAAAGAGATTGCCGAATTTTTCATTAACCAGCTGGTGAGCCATGGCACCACTACCGCACTGGTGTTTTGTACGCTGCATCCCGAATCGGTCGAGGCGCTGTTTACCGAAGCCCTGCGCCTCAACATGCGCCTTATCGCCGGCAAGGTGATGATGGACAGGAACACCCCGGACTATCTCAGCGAAGACGCGAAACAGAGCTACCGGCAGACGCGTGAGCTGATCCAGCGCTGGCACCACCGGGGACGGTTGGGGTATGCCATTACCCCGCGTTTTGCACCGACGTCTTCACCCGAGCTGCTCGCGGCGGTGAGTTTACTCAGAGAAGAGTTTCCGGATACGTGGATGCAGACCCATCTGAGCGAAAACCCGAATGAAGTAGCCTGGGTGAGCGATCTCTGGCCAGAGCACGAACGTTATCTGGACGTGTATCACCACTACGGCCTGACCGGCGAGCGCAGCGTGTTTGCCCACGGGATCCATCTGCATGAGAGCGAATGGCGCTGCCTGCATGATACCGGCTCCGCTGTCGCATTTTGCCCCACCTCCAATCTGTTTCTCGGTAGCGGGCTGTTTCGCCTGCCCGCCTGCTGGCAGCACAAGGTGCGGATGGGCATCGGCACTGACGTCGGCGCAGGCACCACCTTCAGCATGCTGCGCACCCTGGGGGAAGCCTACAAAGTCGGTCAATTGCAGAGCTACCGACTGCGCGCCAGCGAAGCGTTTTATCACGCCACGCTGGGTGGCGCGCACGCGCTCAGGCTGGACGACAAAATTGGCAACTTCACACCGGGTAAAGAAGCCGATTTCATCGTGATCGACCCTGACGTGACGCCGTTACAACGCCTGCGCAATCGTCGCTGCAAAGATATCTACGAGCAGCTTTTCGTGCTGATGACTCTGGGCGACGAGCGCAATATCAGCGAGACCTGGGTCAACGGCGAGCGGGTCTGGTCAACTGCCCCGGTAGGTTGA
- a CDS encoding NCS1 family nucleobase:cation symporter-1, giving the protein MPNRQNTQQGTAADSGAVYSPRLCNEDLAPTRDQNWSWYNIFSFWMSDVHSMGGYVVAASFFTLGLASWQVLLCLLVGICIVQLCANLVAKPSQMAGVPYAVISRQAFGVFGANIPAVIRGLIAFAWYGIQTYLAANALMLVALKFWPSLSSLTADAFLGLSHLGWICFAIMWVLQAMVFWHGMSAIKRFIDIAGPAVYVVMLALAGWIVYKTGLDGISFTLASKSLSAGEQTWQMITATALVVSYFSGPLLNFGDFSRYGKSMGEIRRGNRWGLPFNFLLFSIVTVVIVSGTQSLFGRMITDPIETVSRVGNDLAVAIGLLTMITATIGINIVANFVSPAFDFSNCSPQKISFRTGGMIAAVGSILLTPWNLFNSPELIHYTLDVLGAFIGPLFGILIADFYLIKRGKVSVDDLFDDTPKGKYWYRNGFNPKAIAALLPSVGIGLVISFIPALHEVANFSWFIGVFLGGVTYRWLAREEREVAAAPQFNSRVATQKE; this is encoded by the coding sequence ATGCCAAACAGACAAAATACGCAGCAAGGTACGGCCGCTGATTCCGGTGCGGTTTACAGCCCACGGCTTTGCAATGAGGATCTGGCACCGACGCGTGACCAGAACTGGAGCTGGTACAACATCTTTTCTTTCTGGATGTCGGACGTTCACAGCATGGGGGGCTATGTAGTCGCCGCGAGCTTCTTTACGCTCGGGCTGGCAAGCTGGCAGGTGTTGCTCTGCCTGCTGGTGGGGATTTGCATTGTGCAGCTGTGCGCCAACCTGGTGGCCAAACCGAGCCAGATGGCGGGTGTGCCCTATGCGGTGATCAGCCGTCAGGCATTTGGCGTCTTCGGGGCGAACATTCCGGCGGTGATCCGCGGGCTTATCGCCTTCGCGTGGTACGGCATTCAAACCTATCTGGCCGCCAACGCCCTGATGCTGGTGGCGCTGAAGTTCTGGCCATCGCTCTCTTCGCTCACCGCCGACGCGTTCCTGGGGTTGTCGCACCTGGGCTGGATCTGCTTTGCCATCATGTGGGTATTGCAGGCGATGGTCTTCTGGCACGGCATGAGCGCCATCAAGCGCTTTATTGATATCGCCGGTCCGGCGGTGTACGTGGTGATGCTGGCGCTGGCAGGCTGGATTGTATACAAGACCGGATTGGACGGGATCTCCTTTACCCTTGCCAGCAAATCCCTGAGCGCGGGTGAGCAGACCTGGCAGATGATCACGGCGACCGCGCTGGTGGTCTCTTACTTCTCCGGCCCGCTGCTCAACTTTGGTGATTTCTCGCGTTACGGCAAAAGCATGGGTGAAATTCGCCGTGGAAACCGCTGGGGACTGCCGTTTAACTTCCTGCTGTTCTCCATCGTTACCGTGGTGATTGTCTCCGGCACCCAGTCGCTGTTTGGCCGCATGATCACCGACCCAATTGAAACCGTCAGCCGCGTGGGCAACGATCTGGCCGTGGCAATTGGTCTGCTGACGATGATCACCGCCACCATCGGGATCAACATCGTGGCGAACTTTGTCTCCCCGGCGTTTGATTTCTCTAACTGTTCGCCGCAGAAAATCAGCTTCCGCACCGGAGGGATGATCGCCGCCGTTGGTTCGATCCTGCTCACCCCGTGGAACCTGTTCAACTCTCCGGAGCTTATCCACTACACCCTGGACGTGCTCGGGGCATTTATCGGCCCGCTGTTCGGTATTCTGATTGCGGATTTCTACCTGATTAAGCGCGGGAAAGTCTCTGTGGACGATCTGTTCGACGACACGCCAAAAGGCAAATACTGGTATCGCAACGGCTTTAACCCGAAAGCCATCGCTGCGCTGCTTCCGTCCGTTGGCATAGGGCTGGTGATAAGCTTCATCCCGGCCCTGCACGAAGTGGCGAACTTTAGCTGGTTCATCGGCGTCTTCCTCGGCGGCGTGACCTACCGCTGGCTGGCGCGGGAAGAGCGCGAAGTGGCTGCTGCCCCGCAATTTAACTCCCGCGTGGCGACGCAAAAAGAGTAA
- a CDS encoding GntR family transcriptional regulator: MNNVNSLHAAPDLQDKDESIFQALMTAIVEHQLLPGSKLPEEALAEVFGVSRTGIRKVLQRLAAVQMVTLTPKRGAHVSSPTVEEAQHIFRTRALLEVANLPDVLAHCQPPHLAALEAIIRQEQQAHEAYDGPAAIRHSANFHIQLQAISGNQVLTEMVTSLSQRSSLVIATWGAPWRQGCRCNDHEQLVELLRQKALQPLSDALMHHFEHIVASLCFERAGECLPDFARLFAGHKES, from the coding sequence ATGAACAACGTAAACAGTCTGCACGCCGCGCCAGACCTGCAAGACAAAGACGAATCCATCTTTCAGGCGTTGATGACTGCGATTGTCGAACATCAGCTGCTGCCGGGGAGTAAGTTGCCGGAAGAAGCGCTGGCCGAGGTCTTCGGCGTGAGCCGCACGGGCATCCGCAAGGTGCTGCAACGACTCGCGGCTGTGCAAATGGTCACGTTAACGCCCAAACGTGGTGCACATGTCTCCAGCCCGACAGTAGAAGAGGCGCAACATATCTTTCGCACACGTGCTCTGCTGGAGGTCGCCAACCTGCCGGACGTGCTGGCCCACTGCCAGCCGCCACATCTGGCGGCACTGGAAGCCATTATTCGTCAGGAGCAGCAGGCGCACGAGGCGTACGACGGCCCGGCGGCAATCCGCCATTCCGCCAATTTTCACATTCAGCTGCAGGCCATCTCCGGCAACCAGGTGCTGACGGAGATGGTGACCAGCCTGAGCCAGCGCTCGTCGCTGGTGATTGCCACCTGGGGCGCGCCGTGGCGTCAGGGTTGCCGCTGTAACGATCACGAACAGCTTGTGGAGCTGCTGCGCCAGAAAGCGCTCCAGCCGCTAAGCGATGCCCTGATGCACCATTTTGAACATATCGTCGCCAGCCTCTGCTTCGAGCGGGCGGGCGAGTGCCTGCCTGATTTTGCCCGGCTGTTTGCCGGTCACAAGGAGTCGTAA
- the puuE gene encoding allantoinase PuuE, translating to MRGYAGTPPHAQWPNQARIAVQFVLNYEEGAENHVLHGDAGSEQFLSDIIGAASYPDKHMSMDSLYEYGSRAGFWRIHNEFQKRALPLTVFGVAMALARHPEIVEAIKAADYDVVSHGWRWIHYQNMDISQEREHLQKAVHVLTDLFGKPPTGWYTGRDSPNTRQLVVEHGGFDYDSDYYGDDLPFWTEVACGDGTRKPHLIVPYTLDANDMRFATAQGFNTAEQFYTYLKDSFDVLYEEGESAPKMMSIGMHCRLLGRPGRFRALQRFLDYVQQHERVWVCTRQQIADHWREVHPFQK from the coding sequence CTGCGTGGCTACGCAGGTACTCCGCCGCACGCGCAGTGGCCGAATCAGGCGCGCATCGCCGTGCAGTTTGTGCTCAATTATGAAGAAGGGGCGGAAAACCACGTTCTGCACGGGGATGCCGGTTCAGAGCAATTCCTGTCGGATATCATCGGTGCAGCCAGCTACCCCGATAAACATATGTCCATGGACTCCCTCTACGAATACGGCAGCCGCGCCGGGTTCTGGCGGATCCACAATGAATTTCAAAAGCGCGCTCTGCCGCTGACGGTCTTTGGCGTGGCGATGGCGCTGGCGCGTCACCCGGAGATCGTTGAGGCGATCAAAGCGGCGGATTACGACGTGGTCAGTCACGGCTGGCGCTGGATCCATTATCAGAATATGGACATCAGCCAGGAGCGCGAACATCTGCAGAAAGCGGTGCATGTGCTGACCGATCTGTTTGGCAAGCCACCGACCGGCTGGTACACCGGACGCGACAGCCCTAACACGCGTCAGCTGGTGGTGGAGCACGGTGGTTTTGACTACGACAGCGACTACTATGGCGATGATTTACCCTTCTGGACGGAAGTGGCGTGCGGCGACGGTACCCGTAAACCACACCTGATTGTGCCATACACGCTGGATGCGAACGACATGCGCTTTGCGACCGCGCAGGGGTTTAACACCGCCGAGCAGTTTTATACGTATCTGAAGGACAGCTTTGATGTGCTGTATGAAGAGGGGGAAAGCGCGCCGAAGATGATGTCCATCGGAATGCACTGCCGCCTGCTTGGGCGTCCGGGGCGTTTTCGCGCGTTGCAGCGCTTTCTTGATTATGTGCAGCAGCATGAGCGGGTGTGGGTCTGTACCCGTCAGCAGATTGCCGACCACTGGCGGGAAGTGCATCCGTTTCAGAAGTAA
- the hpxZ gene encoding oxalurate catabolism protein HpxZ, which yields MMNHDDINLPWVVTEVTAAFYRYEDALVSNNIAVLDELFWHDKNTVRLGAGENLYGIEEIRAFRAARPSAGLQRTLRHTVITTFGEDYAVCSTEFTREGTERTGRQQQTWVRFACGWRIVAAQVSVMA from the coding sequence ATGATGAATCACGATGACATTAACCTCCCGTGGGTGGTTACAGAGGTGACAGCCGCGTTTTACCGCTATGAAGACGCGCTGGTGAGCAACAACATTGCGGTGCTGGATGAGCTGTTCTGGCACGATAAAAACACCGTGCGGCTGGGCGCCGGAGAAAACCTGTACGGCATTGAGGAAATCCGCGCCTTTCGTGCGGCACGTCCGTCCGCCGGGTTGCAGCGGACGTTGCGTCACACGGTGATCACCACCTTTGGTGAGGATTACGCCGTGTGCAGCACCGAGTTTACCCGCGAGGGCACAGAACGCACTGGACGCCAGCAGCAGACGTGGGTGCGGTTTGCCTGTGGGTGGCGGATCGTGGCGGCACAGGTGAGTGTGATGGCGTAA
- a CDS encoding AtzE family amidohydrolase, protein MTLHEMSISAIQQALSAGELSASEIARQTLEAIARVNPQINAWTAVTEERMLAEAENIDTLRREKRPLPPLAGVPYAVKNLFDVAGHTTLAGAELFSQRPAAAADSFAVRQLRSAGGLLTGMVNMDAYAYGFTTENSHYGATHNPHDLARIAGGSSGGSAAAVAAGLVHFSLGTDTNGSIRVPASLCGIYGLKPTFGRLSRSGSHPFVASLDHIGPFARRVSDLASVYDALQGRDTSDGFQAESSREQTRPLLDRGLDGLRCAVLGGYFTTWCDADARDAVARVAKALDVQDELHFPDAELARSAAFIISASEGGNQYLPALRGEPERFEPHSRERLLAGAMIPSAWYIQAQRFRAHARQAFKTLFAQADILIAPATPRSATLIGEQFMEINGQQLPVRASMGMLTQPISFLGLPVTTVPLRTAVGAPIGLQLIAAPFNEQACLRVARVLEERGITDARPAESAA, encoded by the coding sequence ATGACGCTACACGAAATGAGTATCAGCGCGATCCAGCAGGCCCTGAGCGCGGGCGAGCTGAGCGCGAGCGAGATTGCCCGCCAGACGCTGGAGGCGATTGCCCGCGTTAACCCGCAGATCAACGCCTGGACCGCCGTAACGGAAGAACGCATGCTGGCCGAGGCCGAAAATATCGACACCCTGCGCCGGGAAAAACGCCCGCTACCGCCGCTGGCAGGCGTGCCCTACGCGGTGAAAAACCTGTTTGACGTTGCCGGACACACCACGCTTGCAGGGGCGGAACTGTTCAGCCAGCGCCCTGCCGCTGCCGCAGACAGCTTTGCGGTGCGTCAGTTGCGCAGTGCCGGCGGGTTGCTGACCGGGATGGTTAATATGGATGCCTACGCCTACGGCTTTACCACTGAAAATAGCCACTACGGCGCGACGCATAACCCGCACGATCTGGCGCGCATTGCGGGGGGATCGTCCGGCGGATCTGCCGCCGCCGTTGCCGCCGGGCTGGTGCACTTTTCGCTCGGAACCGACACCAACGGCTCCATTCGCGTTCCGGCTTCCCTGTGCGGGATATATGGCCTGAAGCCCACTTTTGGCCGCTTATCGCGCTCCGGTAGCCATCCTTTTGTGGCAAGTCTGGACCATATCGGCCCGTTTGCCCGCCGCGTGAGCGATCTGGCGTCGGTATACGACGCGCTGCAAGGGCGGGATACCAGCGACGGTTTTCAGGCAGAAAGCTCGCGCGAACAGACGCGTCCCTTGCTCGATCGCGGGCTTGATGGTCTGCGCTGCGCCGTGCTTGGCGGCTATTTCACCACCTGGTGCGACGCGGACGCCCGCGACGCCGTAGCGCGGGTGGCAAAAGCGCTCGACGTGCAGGATGAACTGCATTTCCCGGATGCCGAACTGGCACGTTCCGCAGCGTTTATCATCAGCGCCTCCGAAGGAGGAAATCAGTACCTGCCCGCGCTTCGCGGCGAGCCTGAACGATTCGAACCACACTCTCGTGAGCGGCTGCTGGCCGGGGCGATGATCCCCTCCGCCTGGTACATCCAGGCCCAGCGTTTTCGCGCGCACGCCCGGCAGGCGTTCAAAACCCTATTCGCCCAGGCTGATATCCTTATCGCCCCGGCAACGCCACGCAGCGCCACGCTGATTGGCGAGCAATTCATGGAAATCAACGGTCAGCAGCTACCCGTTCGCGCCAGCATGGGGATGCTGACGCAGCCGATTTCGTTTCTGGGTTTGCCCGTCACCACCGTTCCGCTACGCACCGCCGTAGGTGCGCCGATTGGCCTGCAGCTGATCGCCGCACCGTTTAACGAGCAGGCCTGCCTGCGCGTGGCGCGGGTTCTGGAAGAGAGAGGAATAACCGATGCCCGTCCGGCGGAGAGTGCAGCATGA
- the hpxX gene encoding oxalurate catabolism protein HpxX: MTTQQPDWHAYLAQMETVLGVTLDAPRRAELQLQFSRIAAMAAPLMALPLDDRLEIAGVYKA, translated from the coding sequence ATGACAACACAACAACCCGACTGGCACGCGTATCTGGCGCAAATGGAAACCGTGCTCGGCGTGACGCTGGACGCCCCCCGTCGCGCCGAGCTGCAATTACAGTTCAGCCGCATTGCCGCCATGGCCGCCCCGCTTATGGCGCTGCCGCTCGACGACCGTCTGGAGATTGCAGGAGTGTATAAAGCATGA
- the hpxW gene encoding oxamate amidohydrolase: protein MQSNVSTHGMAVAPHHLASQSALAVLREGGSAIEAMVAAAATVAVVYPHMNGLGGDGFWLIVPPEGDPIAIDASGAAGSLATLAAYDGLAHIPHRGPQAALTVAGTVSGWDEALKVSREMTGKALPLARLLADAIDYAQNGTPVTASQASATASKYEELKEIPGFAETWLVDGKPPQVGSRFYQPAMASTLKRLVEDGLDSFYRGPLAECLARGMAKLGLPVTLADLHAHAARRTTPLRLQHHQGEIFNHAPPTQGLVSLAILGITDRLNMAKADDAETIHRIVEATKLAFGLRDAHITDPRELKTDIQSLLEPAALQTLAGQIDDSRAAPWGTGKGPGDTVWMGVMDNSGLAVSFIQSIYHEFGSGVVLPDTGIVWQNRGASFSLDPDHLLSLSPGKQPFHTLNPAAARLNDGRVMVYGSMGGDGQPQTQATLFTRYVVQGVPLQESISRPRWLLGRTWGQTSDTLKLEGRFTAETVSQLRTLGHEVEIFPDFSEAMGHAGAIVRHPNGLFEGAFDPRSNGAAAGF from the coding sequence ATGCAAAGTAATGTCTCCACGCACGGCATGGCCGTTGCGCCCCACCATCTTGCCAGCCAGAGCGCGCTGGCTGTACTGCGCGAAGGCGGCAGCGCGATAGAAGCGATGGTCGCAGCGGCAGCCACCGTTGCCGTGGTTTACCCGCACATGAACGGGCTGGGTGGCGATGGCTTCTGGCTTATCGTGCCGCCGGAAGGCGATCCGATCGCCATTGACGCCAGCGGTGCGGCGGGTTCGCTGGCAACGCTCGCCGCCTACGACGGGCTGGCGCATATTCCCCATCGCGGACCTCAGGCGGCGCTGACCGTCGCCGGAACGGTCAGCGGCTGGGACGAGGCGCTTAAGGTCTCGCGCGAGATGACCGGCAAGGCGCTGCCGCTGGCTCGCCTGCTGGCCGACGCCATTGATTACGCGCAGAATGGCACGCCGGTCACTGCCTCTCAGGCCAGCGCCACGGCCAGTAAATACGAGGAACTGAAAGAGATCCCAGGATTCGCGGAAACCTGGCTGGTGGACGGCAAACCGCCGCAGGTCGGGAGCCGTTTTTACCAGCCCGCCATGGCCTCAACGCTCAAACGCCTGGTAGAGGACGGTCTGGACAGCTTTTACCGCGGCCCGCTGGCAGAGTGCCTGGCGCGGGGAATGGCGAAACTGGGTCTGCCCGTTACGCTGGCCGATTTACACGCGCATGCCGCCCGGCGCACCACGCCGCTGCGCTTGCAGCATCATCAGGGGGAGATCTTTAACCACGCCCCGCCGACGCAGGGGCTGGTCTCGCTGGCGATACTCGGCATCACCGATCGCCTGAATATGGCGAAGGCCGACGACGCCGAAACCATTCACCGCATCGTTGAAGCCACCAAGCTGGCCTTTGGCCTGCGCGATGCCCACATCACCGACCCGCGCGAGCTGAAAACCGATATCCAGAGCCTGCTGGAACCCGCTGCCCTTCAGACGCTTGCCGGACAAATTGACGACAGCCGCGCCGCACCGTGGGGCACCGGAAAAGGCCCCGGCGATACGGTGTGGATGGGCGTGATGGATAACAGCGGGCTTGCCGTGTCGTTTATCCAGAGTATTTATCACGAGTTTGGCAGCGGCGTGGTGCTACCCGATACCGGCATCGTCTGGCAGAACCGGGGCGCCTCTTTCAGCCTCGACCCCGATCATCTTCTGTCGCTTTCCCCTGGCAAACAGCCCTTCCATACCCTCAACCCGGCGGCGGCACGGCTGAACGACGGGCGCGTGATGGTCTACGGTTCGATGGGCGGAGACGGGCAACCACAAACCCAGGCCACGCTCTTTACCCGCTACGTCGTTCAGGGCGTTCCGCTGCAGGAGAGCATCTCCCGCCCGCGCTGGCTGTTGGGACGCACCTGGGGACAAACCTCGGACACGTTAAAACTGGAAGGTCGCTTTACCGCTGAGACGGTTTCTCAGCTCCGGACGCTGGGTCATGAGGTGGAAATATTCCCTGACTTCAGTGAAGCCATGGGCCACGCGGGCGCGATTGTCCGCCACCCGAACGGCCTGTTCGAAGGGGCATTTGACCCGCGCAGCAACGGCGCGGCTGCCGGATTCTGA
- the hpxU gene encoding MurR/RpiR family transcriptional regulator HpxU, whose translation MEQLDERLKAQYPSLSPQEQRVADFIFDHFDDLISYNSAELAQLSGVSKATVSRLFKRLGYEKYKDMRDELRTLRQSGMPLTDNRDAVQGNTLLARHYKQEMANLTQWVNALDAQQFAEAMACMVKARRIIIIGMRNAYPAALHLRQQLLQARGQVLVLPQPGQSLSEELVDLTADDLVIMMAFRRRPRIVRPLMQQLQQSGIPVLLMCEPQAHSLFPLASWQLCAPLDSVSAYDSYSSVNSLINLLANAFLHEILDKGRPRIHEIASLYQQLDELEQR comes from the coding sequence ATGGAACAACTGGATGAACGTCTGAAAGCACAATACCCGTCACTGTCGCCGCAGGAGCAGCGGGTGGCGGATTTTATTTTCGATCACTTTGACGACCTGATTAGCTACAACAGCGCTGAGCTGGCGCAGCTCAGCGGGGTGTCGAAAGCCACCGTGAGCCGCCTGTTTAAGCGTCTGGGCTATGAGAAATATAAGGACATGCGCGACGAACTGCGCACGCTGCGCCAGAGCGGGATGCCGCTTACCGATAACCGTGACGCGGTGCAGGGTAATACGCTGCTGGCACGTCACTATAAACAGGAGATGGCGAACCTGACCCAGTGGGTCAATGCCCTCGACGCGCAGCAGTTTGCCGAGGCGATGGCCTGCATGGTGAAAGCGCGGCGCATTATCATTATTGGTATGCGTAACGCCTATCCGGCAGCCTTGCATCTCCGCCAGCAGCTGCTGCAGGCGCGCGGACAGGTGCTGGTGCTGCCGCAGCCCGGGCAGAGCCTGAGCGAGGAGCTGGTAGATTTAACCGCTGACGACCTGGTTATCATGATGGCTTTTCGCCGTCGCCCGCGTATTGTCCGCCCGCTGATGCAGCAGCTTCAGCAAAGCGGAATTCCGGTGCTGCTGATGTGCGAGCCGCAGGCGCACAGCCTGTTTCCGCTGGCAAGCTGGCAGCTTTGCGCCCCGCTGGACAGCGTTTCGGCCTATGACAGCTATTCCTCGGTCAACAGCCTGATCAACCTGCTGGCGAATGCCTTCCTGCATGAGATTCTCGATAAAGGCCGTCCGCGCATTCACGAGATTGCCTCCCTCTACCAGCAACTGGACGAACTCGAACAACGATAA
- a CDS encoding transporter substrate-binding domain-containing protein, whose translation MKKLLIALTGAVCLFTQLPAKADQLQDIEKRGTIRIAVPQDFPPFGSVGTDLQPQGYDIDMARYLAKQMKLKLQLVPVTSANRVPYLQTDKVDLVISSLGKNPEREKVIDFSRAYAPFFLGVFGPKGAELKDAAALSGKTIGVTRGAVEDMVLTSLAPKDADVKRYEDNNTTLSAYLSGQVQYVATGNLVVAAISRQNAAKAPVPSFMLKDSPCFIGLKKNEPALKAKVDALIEQGIKDGTLNGLSEQWLKAPLPANLGV comes from the coding sequence ATGAAAAAACTGTTGATTGCACTGACCGGGGCCGTATGTCTCTTCACACAACTGCCCGCAAAGGCGGACCAGCTTCAGGATATTGAGAAACGCGGCACCATCCGCATCGCCGTTCCGCAGGATTTCCCACCGTTTGGCTCGGTGGGGACCGATCTGCAGCCGCAGGGGTATGACATCGACATGGCGCGTTATCTGGCTAAACAGATGAAGCTCAAGCTACAGCTGGTGCCCGTGACCAGCGCCAACCGCGTGCCGTACCTGCAAACCGATAAGGTGGATCTGGTCATTTCAAGCCTCGGTAAAAACCCGGAGCGCGAGAAGGTGATCGATTTTAGCCGCGCCTACGCACCGTTCTTCCTCGGCGTGTTTGGCCCGAAAGGGGCAGAGCTGAAAGATGCCGCCGCGCTGAGCGGAAAAACCATCGGCGTGACGCGCGGGGCGGTGGAGGACATGGTGCTGACCAGCCTGGCACCGAAAGACGCTGACGTGAAACGCTATGAAGACAACAACACCACGCTGTCTGCCTACCTTTCCGGGCAGGTGCAGTATGTGGCCACCGGCAACCTGGTGGTGGCGGCCATTTCCCGCCAGAACGCGGCTAAAGCCCCGGTACCGAGCTTTATGCTGAAGGACTCACCGTGCTTTATTGGGCTGAAAAAGAATGAACCGGCGCTGAAAGCAAAAGTGGATGCGTTGATTGAGCAAGGCATCAAAGACGGCACGCTGAACGGCCTGTCTGAGCAATGGCTGAAAGCTCCGCTGCCGGCAAACCTTGGCGTCTAG